TCGCCATCTGCTTGCCCGGCATGGCGTCGAGGGTGAAGCGGGCCCCGACCTCGGCGACGCGGGAGGCACCGCTGGTGACAACGGTCAGCTGGATGATGATCAGGATCGCGAAGATGACCAGACCGATGATCAGGTTGGCCCCGATCACGATGTGGCCGAACGCTTCGATCACGTGCCCGGCGAAACCGTCGCGCAGCACCAGCCGGGTCGAGCTGACGTTCAGGGCCAGCCGGAAGATGGTGGCCACCAGCACGATGGTCGGGAAGACCGCGAAGTCGAGAACGCGCTGCACCTGCAGCGAGACCAGCAGAACGATCAGGCTGATGCCGATGTTCAGGGCGATCAGGATGTCCAGGAGGGCGGCCGGCAGCGGCACGACCATCATGAGGACGACGAGCACGATCGCTATGGGTACGGCGATACGGGTCATCCGGTTGGACGGCACGGCGGCGACCTCCGACAGCAGGGCAGGTTGGATCTGTGTGAGGGCGGGCGCCTCACTCACGCATGAGGGTGAATCCCTTGGCCCCGCGGTTACGCCATCCGTGGCTGTTGCTCACATCGGCGGAGCACGGGTGGGACTTGAGTCGGGCGCGGCGTTCTGCCATCCGGGGGATATCCGGCCCGATCCCGGAGCCGGGCATCACCCCTGGGTTGCCTACCGTCTACTGGCTGTCAAAGTCTTTGCGGGGCGGCCCTGCCCGGTCGGACCACCTGACGTGCCGAGCGTGAAATGCGGCGTATTTTATGGTGAAGTGGCTCCTATCACTGTCGAAGCGGAGCAAAATAGACTCTGCTCGGCGGCCTGACACCAGACACCTGTTCCAGCCTCCGCACCCGACGACGTGTGCGTGCGCGTAGGTGAATGATGTCCGTATCCGTAATCGTTCCAGCACTTTTAGCACCGCCTCGGCGGAGGTCTCGAATGTCTGTTGTTATTGCCGTGATCGCTGTCTTCCCCGTGTTCACCCTGCTGATGATCGGCCTCGCCAAGGCTGAGAACGGCCTCTACAAGCGGAGCGCTCCGGCTGATCTCCCCTCGACCGCGGTGGAGTCGACCGTCAGCTGATCCCCCCGGCTACAAACCGTCTGCGGCCCGTATCTCGTTGTCGAGATCCGGGCCGCAGCCGCGTCTTCGGGAACTCACGTTCGGGCGGGGAGGCTGCGGACCAGCTGGGCGTGCACGTAGAGCCGCTCGGCGGCGGAGAACTCGGGGTGACAGGTGGTCAGGGTGAGCCAGGCGCGGCCCTCGGCCGTCTTCTGCTGGACGACCGAGATGTCCGCCGGATCGGTCACCCCCTCGCTGACCACCGAGTAGTCGAACCTTCCGCGCGCCGTCCAGACCTGAATCACGTCGCCGGGCCGGAGCTCGTTGATGCGCCGGAACGGCGCACCCCAGGTGGTGCGGTGCCCGGCGATGCCGACGTTGCCCCGCCGTCCCGGCTGCGGACTGCCCTCGTACAGGCCCAGCCCTTGCCGCAGAATGTCGGTCCCGGTACCGAGTTCCACCGGCATCCGCCAGTCCTGGCCCAGTCGGGGGATACGGACCACGGCGACCACCGGGCCGGCCACCCCCTTCGGGATCAGGACGGTCTCGGGTCCCTTCCCGACCGGAGACGTCCAGGCCTGGGTCGCGCGGTCGGCCAGACCGTGCGCGGTGGTGCGGGCCTTCCAGTTGGTCCACCACCAGCCGCCACCGACGCCGGCGGTCAGCATCACGCCGACTGCCAGGGCCACAAAACCGATGAGGCGGACCCCCGAGCCGCGGGTCCGCCCCATCGATGTCACTCCTGCATCCTTCCAGTTCTTTCGGTACGCGGCTGGTTACGCCACGTCGTCAGGGACGTGGAACTGGGTCTCGTCGTCCTCGCGCTGCGGGTCGAAACCACCGCCGACCGGACCGGCCGGCATCAGCGGCCGCCCGTCCTCGTCGTAGTCGTAGTCGTCGTAGTCGTCGGAACCCGGCTGCCAGGAGCTGGCGGTCCGGCGCATCCGCAGGCGCTCGGCGCCGAGCAGGCCGGTGCCGAGCAGCATCAGCAGCAGGCCCAGGGCCAGGCCCGGGATGAGCAGCACCGGGGTGCCAGTGAAGGCCAGGCCGCCCCCGGTGTCGTTGCCGCCGCTCCCGCCGGTGCTGCTGCCATCACCGTCACCGGTGTTGTTGCCGCCCCCACCGCCGGAGCCACTGCCACTGCCGTCACCGTCACCGTCACCGGTGTCGTTGCCGCCGCCTCCCCCGCCGCCGGTGCCGCCCGCCTCGACGACCGACACCTCGACGGTCTGCTCCGAGGTCTGGCCGAGGTCGTCGATCACCGACATCACGAAGGAGTCGTCGCCGAGTTCGTCGGCAGCCGTGTAGACACAGCTCTTACCGCTGTCCGAGATCTTCGTGGAGCCGAGCCCGTCCGGGGTGGAGCAGGCGGTCACCTCGAGGCCCGAGTAATCCGGGCCGCGCGGTGCGATCGCCTTACTGGCACCGAGCACCACATCGGTCCGGATCGTCACC
The Kineosporia sp. NBRC 101731 genome window above contains:
- a CDS encoding class E sortase, whose translation is MGRTRGSGVRLIGFVALAVGVMLTAGVGGGWWWTNWKARTTAHGLADRATQAWTSPVGKGPETVLIPKGVAGPVVAVVRIPRLGQDWRMPVELGTGTDILRQGLGLYEGSPQPGRRGNVGIAGHRTTWGAPFRRINELRPGDVIQVWTARGRFDYSVVSEGVTDPADISVVQQKTAEGRAWLTLTTCHPEFSAAERLYVHAQLVRSLPART